A stretch of Candidatus Brocadiaceae bacterium DNA encodes these proteins:
- a CDS encoding AsnC family transcriptional regulator: MTNKQDEKDIRLIKYTQEGLPVTKTPYKDIGQALGMSEDEVIKRLRTLLETGKVRRLAASIAHRKIGIDANAMCVWKVPGERVDEVGKIMAGFEEVTHCYERPTYPDWEHNVFTMIHGYTDEECEAVIEAIKKKTGLNDYVILYSEKEFKKVGVRI, translated from the coding sequence ATGACAAACAAACAGGACGAAAAAGATATACGACTTATTAAATATACCCAAGAAGGGTTGCCGGTTACGAAAACTCCTTATAAAGATATCGGCCAGGCATTGGGTATGTCTGAGGACGAAGTAATCAAAAGGCTCAGGACCCTCCTGGAGACGGGAAAGGTTAGAAGGCTGGCGGCATCTATCGCCCATAGAAAGATCGGAATCGATGCCAACGCCATGTGTGTATGGAAGGTGCCGGGTGAGAGAGTAGACGAGGTTGGCAAGATCATGGCAGGATTTGAAGAGGTAACACACTGTTACGAACGACCTACCTATCCTGATTGGGAGCATAATGTATTCACCATGATCCATGGCTATACGGATGAGGAATGCGAAGCCGTGATTGAGGCCATTAAGAAAAAAACGGGATTGAATGACTACGTCATCCTGTACAGTGAGAAGGAATTCAAGAAGGTTGGGGTCAGAATATGA
- a CDS encoding LemA family protein, translating to MKRLLPVIAIVVFIGIMFVTWYIRGYNKVIRLNEDVKNSWAQVDTQLKRRYDLIPNLVETVKGYATHEKELFENLANARKGYFQAGTIAGKAKSATQIEGFLSRLLMFRETYPDLKANESFLKLQDTLEGSENRIAVERKRYNDSVKTLNTYIKSFYGRFFAARTGTTEANYFEVAAVEKEAPKVKF from the coding sequence ATGAAAAGACTATTACCTGTTATTGCTATTGTCGTATTTATCGGTATCATGTTCGTTACCTGGTATATTAGAGGATATAACAAGGTAATTCGTTTAAATGAAGATGTAAAAAATTCATGGGCTCAGGTGGATACTCAGCTGAAACGGCGATATGACCTCATTCCCAACCTTGTCGAAACGGTAAAAGGCTATGCCACACACGAAAAAGAACTCTTTGAAAACCTTGCAAATGCCCGTAAAGGCTATTTCCAGGCAGGAACAATTGCGGGTAAAGCCAAGTCGGCAACACAAATTGAGGGGTTTTTGTCCCGTTTGCTGATGTTTCGTGAGACCTATCCTGATTTAAAAGCAAATGAATCTTTTCTTAAATTGCAGGACACCTTGGAAGGTTCTGAAAATCGTATTGCTGTTGAACGAAAACGATATAATGATTCAGTGAAGACACTCAATACCTATATCAAGAGTTTTTACGGTCGTTTTTTTGCTGCACGCACGGGCACAACAGAAGCAAATTATTTTGAAGTAGCCGCGGTGGAAAAAGAAGCGCCAAAGGTAAAATTTTAA
- a CDS encoding metallopeptidase family protein produces the protein MLQCFYCGQPYHLDEQKKKNDLRCFGCGMELTPLTVDESIIREKKGFPVVLGFFTITTIVGALGGVMLINGWNFWVTFFFLGGIIYFVGKIFMSKYYVYEKEDSLSNRLAQDNSDKKNMPKFDRFVIDAIHELPENLKKRLLNVAVVVEDRPSSFLLEKLKLLPNRTLLGVFQGIPLNKKSVWHSGSMPERITLFQKNIETLCHSEDEIKDRIGKVIRHEVAHFVGFTEDQVREMGY, from the coding sequence ATGTTACAATGCTTTTATTGCGGGCAGCCGTATCATCTTGACGAACAAAAAAAGAAAAATGATTTACGATGTTTCGGCTGTGGTATGGAATTGACGCCTTTAACTGTTGATGAGAGTATTATAAGAGAGAAAAAAGGATTTCCTGTCGTCCTGGGTTTTTTTACAATCACAACCATTGTAGGAGCTCTGGGCGGAGTTATGCTGATAAATGGCTGGAATTTCTGGGTTACGTTTTTTTTCCTGGGAGGCATTATCTATTTTGTAGGGAAAATTTTTATGAGCAAATATTATGTTTATGAAAAAGAAGATAGCCTTTCAAACCGATTGGCACAAGATAATAGCGATAAAAAAAATATGCCAAAATTTGATCGGTTTGTTATAGATGCAATTCATGAATTACCTGAAAATCTGAAAAAACGCTTATTGAACGTTGCAGTTGTTGTTGAAGACAGGCCAAGCAGTTTTCTGTTAGAGAAATTGAAGTTACTGCCAAACAGGACCTTATTGGGAGTATTTCAAGGCATACCTTTAAATAAAAAAAGCGTATGGCATTCTGGCTCTATGCCGGAAAGGATTACCCTGTTTCAAAAAAATATTGAAACCTTATGTCACTCGGAAGATGAAATTAAAGACAGGATTGGAAAGGTAATTCGTCACGAGGTGGCGCACTTCGTGGGTTTTACAGAAGACCAGGTGAGAGAAATGGGTTACTAA
- a CDS encoding YajQ family cyclic di-GMP-binding protein — MADKHSFDIVCKVEMHEVKNAVDQAKKQLAVRYDFKGSKSSITLNNDNSVTLLADDEYKLSSLTEILKEKLAKREIPLKALDFGKAENALGGAVRQVITFQTGIPMEKAKELVKFIKGLKQKAQAQIQEDKVRVSAQKIDVLQDTIKAIKDKQYDFAMQFINYK, encoded by the coding sequence ATGGCAGACAAGCACTCGTTTGACATTGTTTGTAAGGTTGAAATGCATGAAGTAAAAAATGCCGTTGATCAGGCAAAAAAACAGCTTGCAGTAAGGTACGATTTTAAAGGGAGCAAGTCATCTATTACGCTCAATAATGACAACTCGGTAACGCTGCTTGCGGATGATGAATATAAGTTGTCAAGTTTGACAGAGATTTTAAAAGAGAAACTTGCCAAGAGGGAGATACCTTTGAAGGCCCTGGATTTTGGTAAAGCGGAAAACGCATTAGGAGGCGCCGTAAGGCAGGTTATTACTTTTCAAACAGGCATTCCTATGGAAAAGGCAAAGGAGCTTGTTAAATTTATCAAGGGTTTAAAGCAAAAGGCGCAGGCACAGATACAGGAGGACAAGGTTCGGGTTTCCGCTCAAAAAATAGATGTGCTCCAGGACACTATAAAAGCAATTAAAGATAAGCAGTATGATTTTGCCATGCAGTTTATCAACTATAAGTGA
- a CDS encoding 4Fe-4S binding protein, with translation MEWDKSASALLKKVPPFIQKTVREKVEMIALERGRTLVTEAEVIAAREGFMGKSRIDPSQTKSPVTNEKLSILRKYDKYFDADGNPVLYQVKTCRGAEANCPFLIEDPGLLAKKMRNRFEELHFTRKLMDKIEGQILPHHTMKLAVAGCPNSCSMPQIKDFGVHAIEPVDVDSEVTCIECMKCVEACREDAITVKDARVTIDKEKCVDCGMCARVCPTGTIKPEEVRYRVMVGGRVGRHPKFAMDLLPQADESSTLKALEACIEMMLSSKTEHRFRNIIEKAGIEGIKEKI, from the coding sequence TTGGAGTGGGATAAGTCTGCGTCTGCGCTGTTGAAAAAGGTGCCTCCGTTTATACAAAAGACGGTAAGGGAAAAGGTCGAGATGATTGCCCTGGAGCGTGGAAGAACGCTGGTTACGGAGGCTGAGGTTATAGCTGCTCGTGAAGGGTTCATGGGTAAATCCAGGATTGATCCCTCTCAGACAAAGAGCCCTGTCACTAATGAAAAGCTCTCGATTCTCAGGAAATATGACAAGTATTTTGATGCAGATGGAAATCCTGTGCTTTACCAGGTAAAAACCTGCAGGGGCGCTGAAGCGAATTGTCCCTTCCTCATTGAAGACCCGGGTTTGCTAGCAAAAAAAATGCGAAACCGGTTCGAAGAACTCCATTTTACCCGGAAGTTAATGGATAAAATTGAAGGACAGATTCTTCCCCACCATACAATGAAATTGGCAGTAGCCGGATGTCCGAATAGTTGTTCTATGCCGCAAATTAAGGACTTTGGGGTTCACGCAATAGAACCTGTTGATGTTGATTCTGAGGTGACGTGTATTGAATGCATGAAATGTGTGGAAGCGTGCAGAGAGGATGCCATCACGGTAAAGGATGCCCGGGTGACCATTGACAAGGAAAAGTGCGTGGATTGTGGAATGTGCGCCAGGGTATGTCCTACCGGCACGATAAAACCGGAAGAAGTAAGATACCGCGTAATGGTAGGTGGCAGAGTAGGGCGCCATCCAAAATTTGCTATGGATTTATTGCCGCAGGCAGATGAATCCTCTACTTTGAAGGCGTTGGAAGCCTGTATTGAAATGATGCTTTCAAGTAAAACGGAACACCGTTTTAGAAATATTATAGAAAAAGCAGGAATAGAGGGAATAAAAGAAAAAATATGA
- the panC gene encoding pantoate--beta-alanine ligase has product MNSLSQPGTGRNIGETVIVLKIMRSIDDARKMLHDSKRKGLSTGLIPTMGALHEGHLSLVKQAQRENDEVVVSIFVNPLQFGKDEDFNRYPRSFDKDCEVLSSMGVDLIFNPTASEMYPPEFSTGITFHHLEKKLCGKFRPGHFGAVAVVVLKLFLIVNPDRAYFGQKDFQQTVIVKRMVADFNLDVEIKVLPTMRNADGLALSSRNVYLNNAEKREALCLYQALTKAQSLVNAGIATAMEITQEMEKIIRAFKTATLDYISIVNPDTLEETQEVYRGSVVALAVKIGKTRLIDNIIIV; this is encoded by the coding sequence ATGAATTCGTTGAGCCAGCCGGGAACCGGGAGAAATATTGGAGAAACCGTAATCGTGCTCAAGATAATGAGATCCATAGATGACGCCAGGAAAATGCTCCATGACTCAAAAAGGAAAGGACTTTCAACAGGTCTGATCCCTACAATGGGAGCTTTGCATGAAGGACACCTGAGTCTGGTAAAGCAAGCTCAAAGAGAAAACGACGAAGTTGTGGTAAGCATCTTCGTAAACCCGTTACAATTCGGCAAGGATGAAGATTTTAATCGGTACCCAAGATCTTTTGATAAAGATTGCGAAGTCCTTTCCTCCATGGGAGTCGATTTGATATTCAATCCAACAGCATCGGAAATGTACCCGCCTGAGTTTTCAACAGGTATCACCTTTCATCATCTTGAAAAAAAGTTGTGTGGTAAATTTCGACCGGGACATTTTGGAGCTGTTGCAGTCGTTGTATTGAAGCTGTTCCTTATCGTAAACCCTGACAGAGCCTATTTCGGTCAAAAAGATTTCCAGCAAACGGTCATTGTAAAAAGAATGGTTGCGGACTTTAACCTTGACGTGGAGATAAAGGTACTGCCTACCATGAGAAATGCAGACGGACTGGCTCTGAGCTCCAGGAATGTCTATCTCAACAACGCTGAAAAAAGAGAAGCCCTTTGCTTATATCAGGCACTGACGAAGGCACAGTCTCTGGTAAATGCCGGTATTGCCACGGCTATGGAAATAACACAAGAAATGGAAAAAATTATTCGCGCGTTTAAAACTGCCACACTTGATTATATTTCTATAGTGAATCCTGACACCCTTGAAGAAACACAAGAAGTATATCGAGGCAGTGTTGTAGCGCTCGCAGTCAAAATTGGCAAAACACGACTCATAGACAACATAATTATCGTATAA
- a CDS encoding TPM domain-containing protein gives MDRRYLLFAALIFFLCLCALTSAQDLPVPERYVVDQASIINDSIEQPLNGYLQELEQKTGAQMVVLTINSTGAVPIEMYAIELATKWKLGQEGKDNGALIVVAKDDRAYRIEVGYGLEGILPDSFCGTVGRQYFVPYFRKGQFGEGIFQAVVIMTHRVAEESGVKITGMPSLAKIKKQSRKSPFSSLLFLFFILPMLFGGGMYRRRSLLPFYFWGGFGGSRGHSSRGSSGFGGFGSFGGGMGGSFGGGGASGSW, from the coding sequence ATGGATAGACGATACCTCCTCTTTGCCGCGTTGATATTTTTCTTGTGTCTGTGCGCTCTGACTTCAGCGCAAGACTTGCCCGTGCCAGAAAGATATGTGGTGGATCAGGCTAGCATTATCAATGACTCCATTGAACAACCCCTGAATGGCTATCTTCAGGAACTGGAACAAAAAACCGGCGCCCAGATGGTTGTCCTCACTATCAACTCAACGGGCGCTGTTCCTATAGAGATGTATGCAATAGAGCTTGCCACAAAATGGAAATTAGGGCAGGAAGGCAAAGATAATGGAGCTCTCATTGTAGTTGCAAAAGATGATCGTGCATACAGGATAGAGGTTGGATATGGGCTGGAAGGAATCCTGCCCGACAGTTTTTGCGGAACCGTTGGAAGGCAATATTTTGTGCCGTATTTCAGAAAGGGCCAATTCGGAGAAGGCATTTTCCAGGCCGTAGTTATCATGACCCATAGGGTAGCAGAGGAAAGTGGTGTAAAGATTACAGGAATGCCTAGTCTCGCCAAAATAAAAAAACAATCGAGAAAAAGTCCTTTTTCTTCTTTGCTTTTCCTGTTCTTTATCCTTCCAATGCTGTTTGGCGGAGGTATGTACCGGCGAAGAAGCCTGCTTCCGTTTTATTTTTGGGGTGGTTTTGGCGGATCGAGGGGTCATAGTTCAAGAGGGTCCTCCGGATTTGGTGGCTTTGGAAGCTTTGGAGGCGGAATGGGTGGTTCTTTTGGAGGTGGAGGCGCTTCCGGGAGTTGGTAA
- a CDS encoding AsnC family transcriptional regulator: MILCETDRKILHRLQSNLPLESRPFLALSRELGIEEDIIIERIKYMIEKKYVRRLAPIINTQAMGREATLAAVKVPEDRIEEVSEIINGYSGVSHNYLRKGRNKNIPYNMWFTMSAKDEEELQSRLEEIENRTGLTVRSLPTTKKFKIGVKFKIY; encoded by the coding sequence ATGATACTCTGTGAAACGGATAGAAAGATACTTCACCGGTTACAATCCAATCTCCCGCTCGAATCGAGGCCTTTTCTCGCTTTGAGCAGGGAACTTGGTATTGAGGAAGATATTATCATTGAACGCATCAAGTATATGATTGAGAAAAAATATGTACGCCGGCTTGCGCCAATTATTAACACTCAGGCCATGGGCAGGGAAGCGACGCTTGCAGCGGTAAAGGTACCAGAAGACCGCATCGAGGAAGTAAGCGAAATCATTAACGGGTACAGCGGTGTATCTCACAATTATCTGAGAAAAGGGAGAAACAAGAATATCCCGTACAATATGTGGTTTACCATGTCCGCTAAAGATGAAGAGGAACTTCAAAGCAGGTTAGAGGAAATTGAAAACAGAACGGGTTTAACAGTACGAAGTCTACCTACAACAAAGAAATTTAAGATAGGCGTTAAATTTAAAATTTATTAA
- a CDS encoding glycosyltransferase family 9 protein has product MIKDFDCRFFTSEKPCQFKLDCSVEKTCPKYQSMGMRILIIKLAAIGDVLRTTPILPVLKKKYPHSSITWITDESSLPVLEENPYIDRLITANYENALRLQVEKFDLLVCLDKDTVASSLASIVKADEKLGFALSEKGLLYPLNKEAEHLFRLGISDDLKFRKNEKTYQQLIFDAIGLTEKYGEYTIHLPDKYVSYGSQLMKQWGIDNGKIIIGLNTGAGKRFATKRWEIDGFAELADRLSDELEARIILLGGPEEIERNKEIVSKTEFEVINSGCGHTLKEFMGIINQCHLIVTGDTLGLHLAIALKKLVVTFFGSTCHQEIDLYGRGKKLMAGVNCGPCYRGNCDSMICMKNISVNDVFHASKELLANIAR; this is encoded by the coding sequence ATGATAAAGGATTTTGACTGCCGCTTTTTTACCTCAGAAAAACCCTGTCAATTTAAACTCGATTGCAGTGTTGAGAAAACATGCCCCAAATACCAGTCGATGGGAATGCGAATATTAATCATCAAGCTGGCCGCTATAGGCGATGTGCTGAGAACAACGCCAATCCTGCCGGTCTTGAAGAAAAAATATCCACATTCTTCTATTACCTGGATAACAGATGAGTCCTCTTTGCCTGTTCTTGAGGAGAACCCCTACATTGACCGATTGATAACCGCAAATTACGAAAACGCACTGCGTCTTCAGGTCGAAAAATTTGATTTGCTCGTATGCCTGGACAAGGATACCGTCGCTTCAAGCCTCGCTTCCATAGTAAAGGCGGACGAGAAACTTGGCTTTGCTCTCTCTGAAAAGGGACTTCTCTATCCATTGAACAAAGAGGCAGAGCATCTGTTTCGACTGGGGATTTCTGACGATCTTAAATTCCGGAAAAACGAGAAAACCTATCAACAACTCATCTTCGACGCTATCGGGCTCACGGAAAAATACGGAGAGTATACCATTCATCTTCCTGATAAATATGTCTCCTATGGTTCTCAGTTGATGAAACAATGGGGAATTGATAATGGAAAAATAATTATCGGTTTAAATACCGGCGCGGGCAAAAGGTTTGCCACAAAGAGATGGGAAATAGACGGATTTGCTGAACTTGCCGACCGTCTGTCGGATGAGCTGGAAGCCCGGATAATACTTCTGGGTGGCCCCGAGGAAATCGAAAGAAATAAAGAAATCGTCTCCAAGACGGAATTCGAGGTAATAAACAGCGGATGCGGTCATACCCTGAAGGAGTTTATGGGAATAATAAATCAGTGTCATTTAATTGTCACGGGTGACACCCTTGGATTACACCTGGCAATCGCGTTGAAAAAGCTGGTAGTGACCTTTTTTGGCTCAACGTGCCACCAGGAAATCGATCTGTATGGTCGTGGTAAAAAGTTGATGGCGGGAGTAAATTGCGGCCCATGCTATCGGGGAAATTGCGACTCGATGATTTGCATGAAAAATATCAGCGTCAACGATGTATTTCATGCGTCCAAGGAATTATTGGCAAATATAGCGCGATAA
- a CDS encoding malto-oligosyltrehalose synthase — protein sequence MKSGKLLKRMEGVDMTFARYPTPRIPDATYRLQLNKQFTFNDAKKIISYLHTLGITDIYCSPYLKAREGSLHGYDIVDHHSLNPEIGTEQELEELTRELCNHGMGSILDLVPNHMGIVGKENVWWLDVLENGMSSWHAGYFDIDWNPVKEELRNKILLPVLGDQYGNVLDNQELTLTFENGAFFIQYYEHKFPLQPQTYSDILKYRLETLEESLSKENPYLTELLSILTAIDHLPAYTETEEEKIRERYREKEVIKKRLQSLYNESQEIKQFVDANVLLFNGQKGITESFDLLDNLLDKQVYRLSHWRVATEEINYRRFFDISDLAATRVEVLDVFEETHELVFRLIREGKVTGLRVDHPDGLYCPSEYFRELQKHCYLRTQPGVAKSPDITDTFDREQSENHPAVLKGHDEILTENTQYKPFYIIGEKILAKSERIPDDWPIFGTTGYDFLATVNGIFVETKNAKEFDKIYSRFIKETINFHEIVYEKKKLIMRVAMSSEINTLGHYLNRISEKNRHTRDFTLNSLTYAIIEVIACFPVYRTYTHSPDIDERDRRYVEYAVSKAKRKNPALNESIFFFLRDVLLNNCPEYFEGEEKREWLNFTMKFQQITGPVMAKGVEDTVFYVYNRLISLNEVGGSPEWFGTPIEAFHGQNMEREKSWRYSLLTTSTHDTKRSEDVRARINVLSEIPAKWKECLIKWSRSNKKYKRTVEDQVVPDKNEEYLFYQTLVGSWPVEPMDDPGYDVFKSRIKEYMLKAVREAKVNTSWINPHVAYEDGLLCFIDNVLNNKQNNVFLSNFKLFQNTISHYGIYNSLAQTLLKITSPGIPDFYQGTEIWNYCLVDPDNRTPVDYELRITMLEELKEREATVERKTLAGNVTKNKEDGMIKLYVTYKALAFRKENRDLFETGNYVPLEVAGSKSHNVCAYARSSKNKTALVVVPRFITQILSDAEVLPFGKQVWEDTFLTIPFEKRATEYRNIFTGETARVTNHNGVTGIFLSEIFTVFPVALME from the coding sequence ATTTCCTATCTGCACACTTTGGGCATCACCGATATTTACTGTTCTCCTTATCTAAAGGCAAGGGAGGGCAGCCTTCACGGTTACGACATCGTTGATCACCATTCGTTGAATCCTGAAATCGGCACGGAACAGGAACTGGAAGAACTGACACGGGAGCTTTGTAACCATGGAATGGGAAGTATATTGGATTTAGTGCCAAACCATATGGGTATTGTAGGCAAGGAGAATGTGTGGTGGCTGGACGTGCTTGAAAACGGAATGAGTTCCTGGCACGCGGGTTATTTTGATATCGATTGGAATCCGGTAAAGGAAGAATTAAGGAATAAAATACTCCTTCCCGTTCTGGGAGACCAGTACGGCAATGTCCTGGACAATCAGGAACTGACCCTGACATTTGAAAACGGCGCTTTTTTTATACAGTACTATGAGCACAAATTCCCATTACAACCGCAAACATACTCGGATATTTTAAAGTACCGGCTGGAAACATTGGAAGAAAGTTTATCGAAGGAAAACCCCTATCTGACAGAACTTTTAAGCATCCTGACAGCCATTGACCACCTTCCCGCGTACACGGAAACGGAAGAAGAAAAAATCAGGGAACGATACCGTGAAAAAGAGGTGATAAAAAAAAGGCTCCAGAGCCTTTACAACGAGAGCCAGGAAATAAAACAGTTTGTCGATGCGAATGTGCTGTTGTTTAACGGACAAAAAGGGATAACAGAAAGTTTTGACCTCCTCGATAACCTGCTTGATAAACAGGTGTACCGGCTTTCTCACTGGCGCGTCGCTACCGAGGAGATTAATTACCGGCGGTTTTTTGATATAAGCGATCTTGCGGCAACGAGGGTGGAAGTGTTGGACGTCTTTGAAGAAACCCATGAACTCGTGTTTCGCCTTATCCGGGAGGGGAAAGTAACAGGCTTGCGGGTGGATCACCCTGATGGATTATACTGTCCATCCGAGTATTTTAGGGAATTACAGAAACATTGTTACCTGCGGACGCAACCCGGCGTGGCTAAGAGCCCTGATATTACCGATACATTCGACAGGGAACAATCGGAAAACCATCCGGCAGTCTTAAAAGGTCATGATGAAATACTTACCGAAAACACACAGTATAAACCATTTTATATCATCGGGGAGAAAATCCTTGCGAAATCAGAAAGAATACCTGATGACTGGCCAATTTTCGGCACGACAGGATACGACTTTCTTGCTACTGTTAACGGCATATTTGTTGAAACAAAGAATGCAAAAGAATTTGATAAAATATATTCCCGGTTTATTAAAGAAACGATAAACTTCCATGAGATTGTCTATGAAAAGAAGAAGCTCATTATGCGAGTGGCAATGTCAAGCGAAATTAACACACTGGGTCATTACCTGAATCGTATCTCGGAAAAAAACAGGCATACCAGAGATTTTACGCTCAATAGTCTGACGTATGCGATTATTGAGGTAATCGCATGTTTTCCTGTCTACAGAACGTATACTCATTCTCCGGATATAGACGAACGAGACAGGCGTTATGTGGAATATGCGGTTTCTAAGGCAAAGCGAAAAAATCCCGCGCTCAATGAGTCTATCTTCTTTTTTCTCAGAGACGTACTTTTAAATAATTGTCCGGAATATTTTGAAGGGGAAGAGAAAAGAGAGTGGCTTAATTTTACGATGAAATTTCAGCAAATTACCGGGCCAGTTATGGCAAAAGGGGTAGAGGACACGGTTTTTTACGTATATAACCGTCTCATATCATTGAATGAGGTTGGCGGAAGTCCCGAATGGTTTGGAACTCCAATCGAGGCCTTTCATGGACAAAATATGGAACGGGAGAAATCATGGCGGTATTCGTTGTTAACCACTTCTACTCATGATACCAAAAGAAGCGAAGATGTAAGGGCTCGAATCAATGTTCTTTCCGAAATACCGGCAAAATGGAAGGAATGCCTGATAAAGTGGAGCAGGAGCAACAAAAAATACAAACGCACCGTGGAGGACCAGGTCGTTCCTGACAAAAATGAAGAGTATTTATTTTATCAAACACTTGTTGGCTCCTGGCCTGTTGAACCTATGGACGATCCCGGATATGACGTTTTTAAAAGCAGAATCAAAGAATATATGTTAAAGGCAGTGCGGGAAGCAAAGGTAAATACGAGCTGGATAAACCCTCATGTGGCATATGAAGATGGGTTGCTGTGTTTTATTGACAATGTGCTGAATAATAAGCAAAACAATGTATTTTTAAGCAATTTTAAACTATTTCAAAACACTATTTCACACTATGGCATATATAACTCTCTTGCGCAAACGTTGTTGAAGATCACTTCTCCCGGAATTCCTGATTTTTATCAGGGAACTGAGATCTGGAACTATTGCCTGGTGGATCCTGATAATCGCACGCCTGTTGATTACGAGTTGCGAATTACAATGTTGGAGGAATTAAAGGAGCGGGAAGCAACGGTCGAAAGGAAAACGCTTGCCGGAAACGTAACGAAAAATAAAGAAGACGGCATGATAAAACTGTATGTGACCTATAAGGCGCTTGCGTTTAGAAAGGAGAACAGGGACCTGTTTGAGACAGGGAATTATGTTCCCCTTGAAGTCGCAGGGTCAAAATCGCATAATGTTTGCGCCTATGCGAGAAGCAGCAAAAACAAAACCGCGCTTGTTGTTGTTCCGCGGTTTATCACGCAAATTCTTTCCGATGCGGAGGTATTACCCTTCGGAAAACAGGTATGGGAGGATACCTTTCTTACGATCCCCTTTGAAAAGCGTGCTACTGAATACCGAAATATTTTTACCGGAGAAACAGCACGGGTAACAAACCATAATGGTGTAACCGGTATATTCCTTTCAGAAATTTTTACCGTCTTTCCGGTTGCATTGATGGAATGA